A genome region from Mesorhizobium sp. B2-1-8 includes the following:
- a CDS encoding response regulator transcription factor — protein sequence MVHQPAGRECLLILDGRALDRECLASALEDHELGMAVEAMGSIAEWRVKEGMTLAAILFNLGGRKVTDQGIADQIRRISSEFKSVPVVILADTEDLAQILTALECGARGYIPTSVGIDVCVEAINLAAAGGIFVPASSVLSMRHLIDSGSRDAPLTGMFTLRQAEVAQALRRGKANKIIAFELNLRESTVKVHIRNIMKKLKATNRTEVAYKVNDLFAEGAPAER from the coding sequence ATGGTCCATCAACCAGCAGGGAGGGAATGTCTGCTCATCCTGGACGGAAGGGCGCTCGACCGCGAATGTCTCGCATCGGCTTTGGAAGATCACGAACTCGGCATGGCCGTCGAGGCCATGGGATCGATTGCAGAATGGCGCGTGAAAGAGGGGATGACGCTTGCAGCCATTCTCTTCAACCTGGGTGGCCGGAAAGTCACCGACCAGGGTATCGCGGACCAGATCAGGCGAATTTCGTCCGAATTCAAGTCGGTGCCCGTGGTGATTTTGGCGGACACAGAAGACCTTGCACAGATACTGACGGCTCTCGAATGTGGCGCACGCGGCTACATTCCAACCTCTGTGGGGATCGACGTCTGTGTCGAGGCAATCAATCTTGCGGCAGCCGGAGGCATCTTCGTTCCGGCAAGTAGCGTTCTGTCTATGCGGCACCTTATAGATTCAGGCAGCCGTGACGCGCCCTTGACCGGCATGTTCACGCTCAGGCAGGCTGAGGTCGCGCAGGCGCTCCGACGCGGCAAGGCCAACAAGATCATCGCCTTTGAACTGAACCTGCGCGAAAGCACGGTGAAGGTGCACATCCGCAACATCATGAAGAAGCTCAAGGCGACCAACCGCACGGAAGTCGCATACAAGGTCAATGATCTCTTCGCGGAAGGAGCTCCGGCCGAAAGGTGA